A genomic stretch from Natronomonas gomsonensis includes:
- the rpiA gene encoding ribose-5-phosphate isomerase RpiA, which produces MKQQGGTDDAKRRAGESAADAVSDGAVVGLGTGSTAAYAIRELGRRVDSGLDIRGIPTSHGARRLAREVGIPLTTLAEATPDVAIDGADQVADFELIKGGGAAHAREKLVDSAAERFIVVVDETKLTEPLDAAVPVEVLPDAVPVVERELEALDGTPELRAAERKDGPVVTDNGNLVVDCAFGAIADAEALAADLSALPGVVEHGLFVGLADEIHVGSEDAVDVRR; this is translated from the coding sequence ATGAAACAGCAGGGCGGAACCGACGACGCCAAGCGCCGTGCGGGCGAGAGCGCCGCCGACGCCGTCTCCGACGGCGCTGTCGTCGGCCTCGGGACGGGGTCGACGGCCGCCTACGCCATCCGGGAACTCGGCCGGCGGGTGGATTCGGGCCTCGACATCCGCGGTATCCCGACCTCACACGGCGCTCGCCGTCTCGCCCGTGAAGTGGGCATCCCGCTGACGACGCTCGCGGAAGCGACGCCAGACGTGGCCATCGACGGCGCCGACCAGGTGGCCGACTTCGAGTTGATAAAGGGGGGCGGTGCGGCCCACGCTCGCGAGAAACTCGTCGACAGCGCCGCCGAGCGGTTCATCGTCGTCGTCGACGAGACGAAACTGACCGAACCGCTGGACGCGGCCGTTCCGGTCGAGGTACTTCCCGATGCGGTCCCCGTCGTCGAACGGGAACTGGAAGCCCTCGACGGGACGCCGGAACTACGGGCCGCCGAACGGAAAGACGGCCCCGTCGTCACCGACAACGGCAACCTCGTCGTCGACTGTGCGTTCGGCGCCATCGCCGACGCAGAGGCGCTCGCGGCCGACCTCTCGGCGCTGCCGGGCGTCGTCGAACACGGGCTGTTCGTCGGGTTGGCCGACGAGATTCACGTCGGTAGCGAAGATGCTGTCGACGTTCGTCGGTAG
- a CDS encoding DUF1931 family protein has product MADLIVKAAVKEALDDMNVASDFYDALDEEVEELLEDAARRAEANDRKTVQPRDL; this is encoded by the coding sequence ATGGCAGACCTAATCGTCAAAGCCGCTGTGAAGGAAGCGCTGGATGACATGAACGTTGCCTCCGACTTCTACGACGCCCTCGACGAGGAAGTCGAGGAGCTCCTCGAGGACGCCGCCCGGCGTGCCGAGGCCAACGACCGGAAGACGGTCCAGCCGCGCGACCTGTAA
- the larB gene encoding nickel pincer cofactor biosynthesis protein LarB, whose amino-acid sequence MRDILDAVADGELSPAEAQAELSGYARTEAGRFDAARESRTGIPEAILAAGKTDDETASMAAAAVETTGAALVTRADDDAVDACKTRLAEAVPDADIERNARARTLVVHAPEYEAPDLDATVTVVTAGTSDAAAAGEAAVVAEEMGATVEFIDDVGVAGIARLFDRLEELRAADVLIVAAGREGALPTVAAGLVDVPLIGLPVSTGYGHGGRGEAALAGMLQSCTPITVVNVDAGFTAGSQAGLIARTVSSARSES is encoded by the coding sequence ATGCGCGATATACTCGATGCGGTCGCCGACGGCGAACTTTCGCCTGCCGAGGCACAGGCGGAGCTCAGTGGGTACGCACGGACGGAGGCGGGGCGGTTCGACGCCGCACGGGAGTCCAGAACCGGAATCCCGGAGGCGATACTCGCGGCGGGCAAGACCGACGACGAGACGGCGTCGATGGCGGCTGCGGCCGTCGAGACGACCGGGGCCGCGTTGGTCACGCGTGCCGACGACGACGCGGTCGACGCCTGCAAAACTCGGTTGGCCGAGGCGGTCCCCGATGCCGACATCGAACGGAATGCTCGCGCTCGGACGCTCGTCGTCCACGCCCCGGAGTACGAGGCGCCGGACCTCGATGCAACCGTCACCGTCGTCACGGCGGGGACCTCTGACGCCGCCGCTGCGGGAGAAGCCGCAGTCGTCGCCGAGGAGATGGGCGCGACCGTCGAGTTCATCGACGACGTGGGCGTCGCGGGCATCGCCCGGTTGTTCGACCGCCTCGAGGAACTCCGAGCGGCGGACGTGTTGATTGTCGCGGCGGGCCGGGAGGGTGCCCTCCCGACGGTTGCGGCGGGGCTCGTCGACGTGCCGCTCATCGGGTTGCCGGTCTCGACTGGCTACGGTCACGGCGGACGGGGCGAGGCCGCCCTCGCCGGTATGTTGCAGTCCTGTACGCCGATTACGGTCGTCAACGTCGATGCCGGCTTCACCGCCGGGTCGCAGGCGGGACTCATCGCACGGACGGTGTCTTCGGCCCGCTCGGAGTCGTGA
- a CDS encoding DUF7563 family protein has product MPRCDHCDAHVSDRFARVFADEGGRVHACPNCSANAGIAEVSRDRAHE; this is encoded by the coding sequence ATGCCCAGGTGTGACCACTGTGATGCGCACGTCTCCGACCGGTTTGCCCGGGTGTTCGCGGACGAAGGCGGACGGGTACACGCCTGTCCGAACTGCTCTGCGAACGCCGGCATCGCCGAGGTTTCGCGAGACCGTGCCCACGAGTAA
- a CDS encoding GIY-YIG nuclease family protein, with product MSSDSADHHVYVIECVDGSLYTGYTTDVQRRVEEHDAGEGAKYTRGRTPVALVYTESFDSKSEAMSREYEIKQLSRAEKERLVFGE from the coding sequence GTGAGCAGCGACTCGGCCGACCACCACGTGTACGTCATCGAGTGCGTCGATGGGTCGCTGTACACCGGCTACACGACCGACGTACAGCGGCGAGTCGAAGAACACGACGCCGGCGAGGGCGCGAAATACACCCGCGGTCGCACGCCGGTCGCCCTCGTCTACACCGAATCCTTCGACTCGAAGTCCGAAGCGATGTCCCGGGAGTACGAGATAAAACAACTCTCGCGGGCCGAAAAGGAGCGACTCGTCTTCGGCGAGTAG
- the pstA gene encoding phosphate ABC transporter permease PstA, which translates to MATESRTAEGFGDVSKIKGLVFEALSLTASVIGILALAVLLVYVTIDAFDLASASEGWFLSYFLTLVVPVFAFLLYSADDRRVTKLTLAGLGGGMVAVFGAFQVLSAVGVSVPRLSWPLAYMFIVAVPIGSYTAYAGLQRPLGAVGIGLLGRIVGGMGVAVAITALFVLVDVYQWFLAYSVGVLPAVGIYATAKLRGYGRLVYLAPVVGIGGILASWPLRGVLVVFPSTWLIYVWTLAVPVGVAAAVLVARRRSTTAAALAFVLSVGGAAAAGFGAGTLGVGPNGVVLLFVTAAVPAGLYADRTVQQRRGRGGLLLPVLIGGGIVAGTLLVDSWGVAGPDPWLDASFVTSAPSPIATEAGLYPAIVGSIFVISMVAMLSFALGVGTAVFLEDYTSDTGAVGAVTRLIQVNISNLAGVPSVVYGLLGLGLFVNLLGLGFGTVVVASITLSLLILPIVVISAQEAIRSVPDDMRQASYGMGATRWQTTKNVVLPEAMPGILTGTILSLGRAIGETAPLIMIGAPTTNFSPPTALFDRVSAMPMQIYAWSSSAKPEFQYGVMAAGVVVLLVVLIGMNATAILIRNRFERSDG; encoded by the coding sequence ATGGCGACCGAAAGCCGAACCGCCGAGGGCTTCGGTGACGTGAGCAAAATCAAGGGGTTGGTGTTCGAGGCGCTGTCGCTGACCGCGTCGGTCATCGGCATCCTCGCGCTTGCTGTGTTGCTCGTCTACGTCACCATCGACGCCTTCGACCTCGCTTCGGCGAGCGAGGGGTGGTTCCTCTCGTATTTCCTCACGTTGGTCGTTCCCGTCTTCGCCTTCCTGCTGTACAGCGCCGACGACCGCCGCGTGACGAAACTGACGCTGGCCGGGTTGGGCGGCGGCATGGTCGCCGTCTTCGGGGCCTTCCAAGTGCTTTCGGCCGTGGGCGTGTCGGTGCCGCGGCTCTCGTGGCCGCTCGCGTACATGTTCATCGTCGCCGTCCCGATAGGGAGTTACACTGCTTACGCGGGCCTCCAGCGCCCGCTCGGCGCCGTCGGGATAGGCCTGCTCGGACGCATCGTCGGCGGGATGGGCGTCGCCGTCGCCATCACCGCGCTGTTCGTGCTGGTCGACGTCTATCAGTGGTTCCTCGCGTATTCCGTCGGTGTTCTCCCGGCGGTCGGCATCTACGCCACGGCCAAACTCAGGGGGTACGGACGACTGGTCTACCTGGCGCCCGTCGTCGGTATCGGCGGTATTCTCGCCTCCTGGCCCCTTCGAGGCGTGTTGGTCGTCTTCCCGAGTACGTGGCTCATCTACGTCTGGACGCTGGCCGTTCCGGTCGGCGTCGCCGCCGCAGTGCTCGTCGCCCGACGGCGAAGCACCACCGCCGCCGCTCTCGCCTTCGTCCTCTCCGTCGGGGGGGCCGCCGCGGCCGGCTTCGGTGCCGGAACGCTCGGTGTCGGTCCCAACGGAGTCGTCCTGCTGTTCGTCACCGCCGCGGTTCCGGCCGGACTGTACGCCGACCGCACCGTCCAACAGCGCCGTGGGCGGGGTGGACTCCTGTTGCCGGTGCTCATCGGCGGCGGCATCGTTGCGGGAACGCTCCTCGTCGATTCGTGGGGCGTCGCCGGCCCCGACCCGTGGCTCGACGCCTCCTTCGTGACGAGTGCCCCCTCGCCGATTGCGACCGAAGCGGGCCTCTATCCCGCCATCGTCGGGTCGATATTCGTCATCTCGATGGTCGCCATGCTGTCGTTCGCGCTGGGAGTCGGCACCGCCGTATTCCTCGAAGACTACACCTCGGATACGGGCGCCGTCGGCGCGGTTACACGACTGATTCAGGTTAACATCTCGAACCTCGCGGGCGTTCCCTCCGTCGTCTACGGCCTGCTCGGATTGGGACTGTTCGTCAACCTGCTGGGACTCGGCTTCGGTACCGTCGTCGTCGCCTCGATTACGCTGTCGCTTCTCATCCTCCCCATCGTCGTCATCTCCGCACAGGAAGCCATCCGGTCGGTCCCCGACGACATGCGACAGGCCTCCTATGGGATGGGTGCGACCCGCTGGCAGACGACCAAGAACGTCGTCCTCCCGGAGGCGATGCCCGGCATTCTCACCGGGACCATCCTCTCGTTGGGACGGGCCATCGGTGAGACGGCGCCGCTCATCATGATAGGTGCGCCGACGACGAACTTCAGCCCGCCGACGGCGCTGTTCGACCGCGTCAGCGCCATGCCGATGCAAATTTACGCGTGGTCCAGTTCCGCGAAACCCGAGTTCCAGTACGGCGTGATGGCCGCCGGCGTCGTCGTGTTGCTCGTCGTCCTCATCGGCATGAACGCGACGGCGATACTGATTCGGAACCGATTCGAGCGGAGCGACGGATAG
- the pstC gene encoding phosphate ABC transporter permease subunit PstC: protein MSDAPDGPELTRSNGWQRLREGTYGGLFAVCALLSVLTTVGIVVTLFVDASAFFANYSALDFLAGFEWSPSNEVFGIVPLVFGTIVVTITAALIALPIGTLTAIYLSEYADARTRSILKPLLEILAGVPTVVYGYFALVYVTPALRATLFPEISTFNALSASLMVGIMTIPMVSSISEDAMNAVPDELRQAGYGLGATKFEVSTGVVVPAAVSGIASSYILAVSRAIGETMIVVVAMGAQARLPPVKSGLFGIPFIHPADVLLEPGQTMTVAMVQIAGSDFTGGTIAFDSLFAIGLTLFAITLLMNIVSDRIAARYREEY, encoded by the coding sequence GTGAGCGACGCCCCCGATGGACCGGAGTTGACGCGGTCCAACGGCTGGCAACGACTCCGCGAGGGAACCTACGGCGGGTTGTTCGCCGTCTGTGCGCTGCTGTCGGTGCTCACCACCGTCGGCATCGTCGTCACGCTGTTCGTCGACGCCTCCGCGTTCTTCGCCAACTACTCGGCCCTCGATTTCCTGGCCGGCTTCGAGTGGAGCCCGAGCAACGAGGTGTTCGGCATCGTCCCGTTGGTGTTCGGCACCATCGTCGTCACGATTACGGCGGCGCTCATCGCACTCCCAATCGGGACGCTCACCGCGATTTACCTCTCCGAGTATGCCGACGCACGCACGCGGTCGATACTGAAGCCGCTGTTGGAGATACTGGCCGGCGTGCCGACGGTCGTCTACGGCTACTTCGCGCTCGTCTACGTCACGCCCGCGCTCCGGGCGACGCTGTTCCCCGAAATCAGCACGTTCAACGCCTTGTCGGCGTCGCTGATGGTCGGCATCATGACGATTCCGATGGTCTCCTCGATTAGCGAGGACGCGATGAACGCCGTTCCCGACGAACTCCGACAGGCCGGCTACGGCCTCGGCGCGACGAAGTTCGAAGTCTCGACCGGCGTCGTCGTCCCGGCGGCCGTCTCCGGCATCGCCTCCTCGTACATTCTGGCGGTGTCGCGAGCCATCGGCGAGACGATGATTGTCGTCGTCGCCATGGGCGCACAGGCACGACTGCCGCCCGTCAAGTCGGGACTGTTCGGGATTCCGTTCATCCACCCCGCGGACGTGTTGCTCGAGCCGGGACAGACCATGACCGTCGCGATGGTCCAAATCGCCGGCAGCGACTTCACCGGCGGCACCATCGCCTTCGACAGCCTCTTCGCTATCGGACTGACGCTGTTCGCGATTACGCTACTCATGAACATCGTAAGCGACCGCATCGCGGCACGCTATCGGGAGGAGTACTGA
- a CDS encoding PstS family phosphate ABC transporter substrate-binding protein, translated as MTDDPNGGRSGFESSSRRRFLLSGAALAAGGLAGCTETPGSGGNGNGNGNGGGDSISGDIAIAGSSTVFPLMEAIAAAFEAEHPEVSMDISSTGSGGGFSNFFCPGQTDFNNASRPIKEEEQQLCSDNGVEPVELQAATDALTVVVNNDNEFIEDDCITIDELNQIWGEDAAETWSEVRDDWPDEEIERYGAAETSGTFDYFTETVNGESGAHTDDYQATERDNTIVQGVKGSQYAIGYFGFSYYYNNPDQVTALKVDNGDGCVLPSLDTASNGEYTPLSRPLFTYASKSSLAEEHVAEFARFFVEQAGNEELVAQQVGYVPLTDEQQSEVMDRLETAIQEAQN; from the coding sequence ATGACAGACGACCCGAACGGCGGTCGCAGTGGGTTCGAATCGAGTAGCCGACGACGATTCCTGCTCTCCGGAGCAGCGCTGGCCGCCGGGGGACTCGCGGGGTGTACCGAAACGCCCGGCAGCGGCGGGAACGGCAACGGAAACGGCAACGGTGGCGGTGATTCGATCTCGGGCGACATCGCCATCGCCGGCTCCAGTACCGTCTTCCCGCTGATGGAGGCCATCGCTGCGGCCTTCGAGGCCGAACACCCCGAGGTCAGCATGGACATCAGTTCAACCGGTTCCGGCGGCGGCTTCTCGAACTTCTTCTGTCCGGGACAGACCGACTTCAACAACGCGAGTCGACCCATCAAGGAGGAAGAACAGCAGCTCTGTTCCGACAACGGCGTCGAACCCGTCGAACTGCAGGCTGCGACCGACGCCCTCACCGTCGTCGTCAACAACGACAACGAGTTCATCGAGGACGACTGTATCACCATCGACGAACTGAACCAGATTTGGGGCGAGGACGCCGCCGAGACGTGGAGTGAGGTCCGCGACGACTGGCCCGACGAGGAAATCGAACGCTACGGCGCCGCCGAAACCTCCGGCACCTTCGATTACTTCACCGAGACGGTCAACGGCGAAAGCGGTGCCCACACCGACGACTACCAAGCAACCGAACGCGACAACACCATCGTCCAAGGGGTGAAGGGTAGCCAGTACGCCATCGGTTACTTCGGCTTCTCGTATTACTACAACAACCCCGACCAGGTGACGGCACTGAAGGTCGACAACGGTGACGGCTGTGTACTTCCGTCGCTGGATACGGCCTCCAACGGCGAGTATACGCCGCTGTCGCGGCCGCTTTTCACCTACGCCTCGAAGAGTTCGCTGGCCGAAGAACACGTCGCGGAGTTCGCCCGCTTCTTCGTCGAGCAGGCCGGCAACGAGGAACTCGTCGCCCAGCAGGTCGGCTACGTTCCCCTGACCGACGAACAGCAGAGCGAGGTCATGGACCGTCTCGAAACGGCTATACAGGAAGCGCAGAACTAG
- the leuS gene encoding leucine--tRNA ligase yields the protein MHDDGYDHTEVERRWQEAWDDASVYRTPDDVSDPTYVLGMYPYPSGQLHMGHVRNYTITDAYARFRRMQDDDVLHPMGWDAFGLPAENAAKERDTNPRDWTFDCIETMKGQMESMGFGYDWEREVTTCVPEYYKWNQWLFRRFHEEGLAERRDAEVNWCPSCETVLADEQVEGDDELCWRCDTPVESRELDQWFLKITEYADELVDYIDELEGWPDSVRQMQRNWIGRQYGTRLEFDVEGHGPVEAFTTRVDTIFGATFFALAPDHPISEQLVEEDDAVHEFVHHEADPDGDEPNGVETDLTATNPITGEEIPVFVADFVLSDVGTGALMGVPGHDHRDHDFAEKMGVDIEPVIAPSEDEVPDISEEAFTDDGVLVNSGEYSGLDSEMARERLTEDIESAETDTQYRLRDWGISRQRYWGTPIPVVHCEDCGPVLVPEEDLPVELPEFVNTTGNPLDEADEWKQTSCPDCGGAATRETDTMDTFVDSSWYFLRYVSPELAEAPFDVERANDWMPVDQYVGGIEHAVMHLLYSRFVTKMLADHEGLDHREPFENLLAQGMVQLEGEKMSKSVGNVVSPQRIVEEYGADTARLFMMQAAQPERDFDWTEEGVQSAYAFLTRLKNVTEAFAAGEIDTTDDPGSVTSYVESEIEAAVTIAGEEYDELTFNTALREAQSLVGTLRQYRDYTAVDPTVFERGLETAVKLLAPVTPHIAEELWEELGYDGFAVDADWPDAEGDRETVEKRRRLVENTREDVREISDVAGIDDPERIDIVVTPDWKYEALNVAIDSDAPNVIGELMQHDDIKRHGDDAASYGQDLQENREALQRTLAPDTEFEALEAAAWLVEREFDADVRVLTVEDADDEVANRAEPGRPAIDIVE from the coding sequence ATGCACGACGACGGCTACGACCACACCGAGGTCGAACGACGCTGGCAGGAGGCGTGGGACGACGCCTCCGTGTATCGGACCCCCGACGACGTTTCGGACCCGACGTACGTCCTCGGGATGTACCCCTACCCCTCCGGACAGTTGCACATGGGTCACGTCCGCAACTACACCATCACGGACGCCTACGCCCGATTCCGACGGATGCAGGACGACGACGTGCTCCACCCGATGGGATGGGACGCCTTCGGCCTCCCCGCAGAGAACGCCGCCAAGGAACGCGACACGAACCCCCGCGATTGGACCTTCGACTGCATCGAGACGATGAAGGGTCAGATGGAGTCGATGGGCTTCGGCTACGACTGGGAGCGGGAAGTGACGACGTGCGTTCCCGAGTACTACAAGTGGAATCAGTGGCTGTTCCGGCGGTTCCACGAGGAAGGGTTGGCCGAGCGACGCGACGCCGAAGTGAACTGGTGTCCCTCCTGTGAGACAGTGCTGGCTGACGAACAGGTCGAAGGCGACGACGAACTCTGCTGGCGCTGTGACACACCCGTCGAGTCCCGCGAACTCGACCAGTGGTTCCTGAAAATCACCGAATACGCCGACGAACTGGTCGACTACATCGACGAACTGGAGGGGTGGCCCGACTCCGTCCGGCAGATGCAGCGCAACTGGATTGGCCGGCAGTACGGAACGCGGCTGGAATTCGATGTGGAGGGTCACGGCCCCGTCGAGGCGTTCACGACGCGGGTCGACACCATCTTCGGCGCGACGTTCTTCGCGCTGGCGCCGGACCACCCCATCAGCGAGCAGTTGGTCGAGGAAGACGACGCCGTCCACGAGTTCGTCCACCACGAGGCCGACCCCGACGGCGACGAACCGAACGGCGTCGAGACGGACCTGACGGCGACGAACCCGATTACCGGCGAGGAAATTCCGGTCTTCGTCGCCGACTTCGTGTTGTCGGACGTGGGGACGGGTGCGCTGATGGGCGTTCCCGGCCACGACCACCGCGACCACGACTTCGCCGAGAAGATGGGCGTCGACATCGAACCGGTCATCGCACCCAGCGAGGACGAGGTACCCGACATCAGCGAGGAGGCCTTCACCGACGACGGCGTGTTGGTCAACTCCGGGGAGTACTCCGGATTAGACAGCGAGATGGCACGCGAGCGGTTGACCGAGGACATCGAAAGCGCCGAAACCGACACCCAGTACCGCCTGCGCGACTGGGGTATCTCCCGGCAGCGCTACTGGGGGACACCGATTCCGGTCGTCCACTGTGAGGACTGTGGCCCCGTGCTCGTCCCCGAGGAGGACCTGCCCGTCGAGTTGCCCGAGTTCGTCAACACGACCGGGAATCCGCTCGACGAAGCAGACGAGTGGAAGCAGACGAGTTGTCCGGACTGTGGCGGCGCGGCGACCCGCGAAACGGACACGATGGACACCTTCGTCGACTCCTCGTGGTACTTCCTGCGGTACGTCTCACCCGAACTCGCCGAGGCGCCCTTCGACGTAGAGCGGGCCAACGACTGGATGCCCGTCGACCAGTACGTCGGCGGCATCGAACACGCCGTGATGCACCTGCTGTACAGTCGGTTCGTCACGAAGATGCTGGCCGACCACGAGGGACTCGACCACCGCGAACCGTTCGAGAACCTCTTGGCACAGGGGATGGTCCAATTGGAAGGCGAGAAGATGTCGAAATCCGTCGGCAACGTCGTCTCCCCCCAGCGCATCGTCGAAGAGTACGGCGCCGACACCGCCCGCCTGTTCATGATGCAGGCCGCCCAACCCGAGCGGGACTTCGACTGGACCGAGGAGGGCGTCCAGTCGGCGTACGCCTTCCTGACTCGACTGAAGAACGTGACCGAGGCGTTCGCCGCTGGCGAAATCGACACCACCGACGACCCTGGTTCGGTCACCAGCTACGTCGAAAGCGAAATCGAGGCCGCCGTCACGATTGCCGGCGAGGAGTACGACGAGTTGACGTTCAACACCGCCCTGCGGGAAGCCCAGTCGCTGGTCGGCACCCTCCGGCAGTACCGCGACTACACGGCCGTCGACCCCACGGTCTTCGAGCGCGGACTGGAGACCGCCGTGAAACTGCTGGCGCCCGTCACGCCACACATCGCCGAGGAGTTGTGGGAGGAGTTGGGCTACGACGGCTTCGCCGTCGACGCCGACTGGCCCGACGCCGAGGGCGACCGCGAAACCGTCGAGAAGCGCCGCCGACTGGTCGAGAACACCCGCGAGGACGTTCGCGAAATCAGCGACGTGGCCGGCATCGACGACCCCGAGCGCATCGACATCGTCGTCACGCCCGACTGGAAGTACGAGGCGCTGAACGTCGCCATCGACAGCGACGCGCCGAACGTCATCGGCGAGTTGATGCAACACGACGACATCAAGCGCCACGGCGACGACGCCGCCTCCTACGGACAGGACCTCCAGGAGAACCGCGAGGCACTCCAGCGGACGCTCGCCCCCGACACCGAGTTCGAGGCGCTGGAGGCCGCTGCGTGGCTCGTCGAACGGGAGTTCGACGCTGACGTGCGGGTGTTGACCGTCGAGGACGCTGACGACGAGGTCGCGAACAGAGCCGAACCCGGCCGACCCGCAATCGACATCGTCGAGTAG
- a CDS encoding DUF7535 family protein encodes MFKTATASGVTRFFSGEKRETNSDDGRSRWLAVGATLLLILVPLLPFLAVAWVLSRTLRGVRERVSWD; translated from the coding sequence ATGTTCAAGACGGCCACAGCGAGCGGGGTGACACGGTTCTTCTCCGGTGAAAAACGCGAGACGAACAGCGATGATGGCCGGTCACGTTGGCTCGCCGTCGGGGCGACGTTGCTCCTTATTTTGGTTCCCCTGTTGCCATTCCTGGCCGTCGCGTGGGTGCTGTCGCGAACCCTCCGCGGCGTCAGGGAACGGGTCTCCTGGGATTAA
- a CDS encoding ornithine cyclodeaminase family protein, producing METLLLNRDDVGENARMEEVIVAVEEAFAAYQHGNVQMPAKSYIDLPEYNGDFRSMPAYMAADDWDAAGIKWVNVHTDNPKKYDLPTVLGTMIYSDPRNAFPLALMDGTTLTRKRTGAAAAVATDHLAVADATSLGIVGAGVQSYTQLEAISVVRDIDTVVVADKRDDAVEAFVERFGDEFDVRGGSIAEAAQCDVLSTVTPVESPIVSASDVGDHTHINAMGADAPGKNELGEEIVANATLVIDDYEQCTHSGEINVPWSRGLLSDEDLYGELGEIVTGEKPGRTPEDGVSVFDSTGLAIQDVAAAHVVYEHANERNNGTPFELVDTRLR from the coding sequence ATGGAGACGCTGCTGTTGAACCGAGACGACGTGGGCGAAAACGCCCGCATGGAGGAGGTCATCGTCGCCGTCGAGGAGGCCTTCGCCGCCTACCAGCACGGGAACGTACAGATGCCGGCGAAGTCCTACATCGACCTGCCGGAGTACAACGGCGACTTCCGGTCGATGCCGGCGTACATGGCCGCCGACGACTGGGACGCTGCGGGCATCAAGTGGGTGAACGTCCACACGGACAACCCCAAGAAGTACGACCTCCCCACCGTGTTGGGGACGATGATTTACTCCGACCCGCGGAACGCCTTCCCGCTCGCGCTCATGGACGGGACGACGCTCACCAGGAAGCGGACCGGCGCGGCGGCGGCCGTCGCCACCGACCACCTCGCGGTCGCCGACGCGACATCGCTGGGCATCGTCGGGGCTGGCGTCCAGTCGTACACCCAACTGGAGGCCATCAGCGTCGTCCGGGACATCGACACAGTCGTCGTCGCCGACAAGCGCGACGACGCCGTCGAGGCGTTCGTCGAGCGCTTCGGCGACGAGTTCGACGTTCGCGGCGGCTCTATCGCCGAGGCCGCACAGTGCGACGTGCTCTCGACGGTAACGCCCGTCGAGTCACCCATCGTCTCCGCCAGCGACGTTGGCGACCACACCCACATCAACGCGATGGGCGCCGACGCCCCCGGAAAGAACGAACTCGGCGAGGAAATCGTCGCCAACGCGACACTCGTCATCGACGACTACGAGCAGTGTACCCACTCCGGGGAAATCAACGTCCCGTGGAGTCGGGGACTGCTCTCCGACGAAGACCTCTACGGCGAGTTGGGCGAAATCGTCACCGGCGAGAAACCCGGACGGACCCCCGAGGACGGCGTGAGCGTCTTCGATTCGACCGGACTGGCGATTCAGGACGTCGCGGCCGCCCACGTCGTCTACGAACACGCAAACGAACGGAACAACGGCACGCCCTTCGAGTTGGTCGACACCCGACTGCGTTAA